The following are encoded in a window of Kitasatospora fiedleri genomic DNA:
- a CDS encoding protein kinase family protein, translating into MADGTKAIVDTSEADGAATEAAPAAAERDAGSERGSEHGSDHDSDHDSDHDSDRGPAAKGPAGSTPVGAVRAAANGSAKAGAKSGTKPGAKTEPKGGTKPGARTEPKDGDRANGKSTAKADPKTTPLRAAAPKSAPASPGVSPAPDAPAAPGTPAAPAAEPAPALPAEATAPLSAQEIDAELTAQGARPERPSRTRGVRRPLPPVEPSEPAPATSTETLDADTATLPTVLPAPQRHSGDKIGARYRLEECISESETFTSWRAVDEKLRRAVGVHLLAAGHRRAKSVLTAARSAALLGDPRFVQVLDAVQEGELVYVIREWLPGARDLGELLADGPMEPYDAYQMVRQVTDAIAAAHRRGQAHLRLTPKCVLRTDGGQYRINGIAVDAALRGLPAEDAELTDVRAIGALLYAALTHRWPYPEDRYDLQGLPKDLGCVPPDQVRAGVHKGLAELAARILCEQPPHHKEPITTPAELAAAIDLMPKIRQPEQPVPPVLRALPAARPRYASSAPTQALPRTEPAPAPGPVPAAAPAPRRRGLRRLLKWTASLVALSAVAVGSWQLAQYVNHQDTATGGRSTPAPVPAGVSPAPAGEKLTISALAPFNAFGDTKDEHSSELSNATDGNPATAWTTQRYNDQFGGAYRPGTGILIDLGSAREVDSVDVQFIGDTKAELKATPGGTNSAPNADDAGFRSFGASIASGSGSKVALKPAKPVTTRYLLLWLTNVPTNDDGGGFRGKVAEVQVNG; encoded by the coding sequence GTGGCTGACGGCACCAAGGCGATCGTCGACACGTCCGAGGCGGACGGGGCGGCGACCGAGGCCGCACCGGCGGCCGCGGAGCGCGACGCCGGCTCCGAGCGCGGGTCCGAACACGGCTCCGACCACGACTCCGACCACGACTCCGACCACGACTCCGACCGCGGCCCGGCCGCCAAGGGCCCGGCCGGGAGCACCCCGGTCGGCGCGGTGCGGGCCGCCGCCAACGGCTCCGCGAAGGCCGGGGCGAAGTCCGGCACCAAGCCGGGCGCGAAGACCGAACCGAAGGGCGGCACCAAGCCGGGCGCGCGGACCGAACCGAAGGACGGCGACCGCGCCAACGGCAAGAGCACCGCGAAGGCGGACCCGAAGACCACCCCGCTGCGCGCGGCGGCCCCGAAGAGCGCCCCCGCCTCCCCCGGCGTCTCCCCCGCTCCCGACGCCCCGGCCGCCCCCGGTACCCCTGCCGCCCCCGCCGCCGAGCCGGCACCGGCCCTGCCCGCCGAAGCCACCGCCCCGCTCTCCGCCCAGGAGATCGACGCCGAGCTGACCGCCCAGGGGGCCCGCCCGGAGCGCCCCTCCCGCACCCGTGGCGTGCGCCGCCCGCTGCCGCCGGTCGAACCGTCCGAGCCCGCCCCGGCCACCAGCACCGAGACCCTGGACGCCGACACCGCCACCCTGCCCACCGTGCTGCCCGCCCCGCAGCGGCACAGCGGCGACAAGATCGGCGCCCGCTACCGGCTGGAGGAGTGCATCTCCGAGTCGGAGACCTTCACCAGCTGGCGCGCCGTCGACGAGAAGCTCCGCCGCGCCGTCGGCGTCCACCTGCTCGCGGCCGGCCACCGCCGCGCCAAGTCGGTGCTCACCGCCGCCCGCAGCGCCGCCCTGCTCGGCGACCCGCGCTTCGTCCAGGTGCTGGACGCGGTGCAGGAGGGCGAGCTGGTCTACGTCATCCGCGAGTGGCTGCCCGGCGCCCGGGACCTCGGCGAGCTGCTGGCGGACGGCCCGATGGAGCCGTACGACGCGTACCAGATGGTCCGCCAGGTCACCGACGCGATCGCCGCCGCCCACCGGCGCGGCCAGGCGCACCTGCGGCTCACCCCCAAGTGCGTGCTGCGCACCGACGGCGGCCAGTACCGGATCAACGGCATCGCGGTGGACGCGGCGCTGCGCGGCCTGCCCGCCGAGGACGCCGAACTGACCGACGTCCGGGCGATCGGCGCGCTGCTGTACGCGGCGCTCACCCACCGCTGGCCCTACCCGGAGGACCGCTACGACCTCCAGGGGCTGCCCAAGGACCTCGGCTGCGTCCCGCCGGACCAGGTCCGGGCGGGCGTCCACAAGGGCCTCGCGGAGCTCGCCGCCCGCATCCTGTGCGAGCAGCCCCCGCACCACAAGGAGCCGATCACCACCCCCGCCGAGCTGGCCGCGGCGATCGACCTGATGCCGAAGATCCGGCAGCCCGAGCAGCCCGTCCCGCCCGTACTGCGCGCCCTGCCCGCCGCCCGGCCGCGCTACGCGAGCAGCGCGCCGACCCAGGCGCTCCCCCGCACCGAGCCCGCCCCGGCGCCCGGGCCCGTCCCCGCCGCAGCCCCCGCCCCGCGCCGCCGCGGGCTGCGCCGCCTGCTCAAGTGGACCGCCTCGCTGGTCGCGCTCTCCGCGGTGGCGGTCGGCTCCTGGCAGCTGGCCCAGTACGTCAACCACCAGGACACCGCCACCGGCGGCCGCAGCACCCCCGCGCCCGTCCCGGCCGGCGTCTCCCCCGCCCCCGCCGGGGAGAAGCTCACCATCTCCGCGCTCGCCCCGTTCAACGCGTTCGGCGACACCAAGGACGAGCACAGCAGCGAACTGTCGAACGCCACCGACGGCAACCCGGCCACCGCCTGGACCACCCAGCGCTACAACGACCAGTTCGGCGGTGCCTACCGGCCCGGCACCGGCATCCTGATCGACCTCGGCTCGGCCCGCGAGGTCGACTCGGTGGACGTCCAGTTCATCGGCGACACCAAGGCGGAGCTGAAGGCCACGCCGGGCGGCACCAACAGCGCCCCGAACGCCGACGACGCGGGCTTCCGCAGCTTCGGCGCCTCGATCGCCTCCGGCTCGGGCAGCAAGGTCGCCCTGAAGCCCGCCAAGCCGGTCACCACCCGGTACCTGCTGCTCTGGCTGACCAACGTCCCGACCAACGACGACGGTGGCGGCTTCCGCGGGAAGGTGGCCGAAGTCCAGGTCAACGGCTGA
- the sigM gene encoding RNA polymerase sigma factor SigM — MAEEPTDAELLARHTAGDPDAFGLLVHRHRDRLWAVAVRTLGDREEAADALQDALVSAFRAAAGFQGRSAVTTWLHRIVVNACLDRARRCAVRRAESLDQRPDGTAERALGAAEGAESHAVRAETRREVADALAELPAEQRAALVLVDMQGYPVAEAAEVLGVPVGTVKSRCARGRARLLPLLRHLGPGTVPRGTEPDVRPAAVPRGAAAASAGVPRGTGPDRRPPGVPRGTPAGPDGGGTAPPGPRGGNPNPPSPVPSTDSSPALEGDATPR, encoded by the coding sequence ATGGCCGAGGAGCCCACCGACGCCGAACTGCTCGCCCGGCACACCGCGGGCGACCCGGACGCCTTCGGGCTGCTGGTGCACCGCCACCGGGACCGCCTGTGGGCCGTCGCGGTGCGCACCCTCGGCGACCGCGAGGAGGCCGCGGACGCGCTCCAGGACGCCCTGGTCTCCGCGTTCCGGGCCGCCGCCGGGTTCCAGGGCCGCTCGGCGGTCACCACCTGGCTGCACCGCATCGTGGTCAACGCCTGCCTGGACCGCGCCCGCCGCTGCGCGGTCCGCCGGGCCGAGTCGCTCGACCAGCGGCCGGACGGCACCGCGGAGCGCGCGCTGGGCGCCGCCGAGGGCGCGGAGAGCCACGCGGTGCGGGCCGAGACCCGCCGCGAGGTGGCGGACGCGCTGGCCGAACTGCCTGCCGAACAGCGGGCCGCCCTGGTGCTGGTCGACATGCAGGGCTACCCGGTGGCCGAGGCCGCCGAGGTGCTCGGCGTCCCGGTCGGCACCGTGAAGAGCCGCTGCGCCCGCGGCCGGGCCCGGCTGCTGCCGCTGCTGCGCCACCTCGGTCCGGGCACCGTTCCACGTGGAACCGAACCGGACGTCCGCCCCGCGGCCGTTCCACGGGGAGCGGCCGCCGCGTCCGCCGGTGTTCCACGTGGAACCGGCCCGGACCGGCGTCCTCCCGGTGTTCCACGTGGAACACCGGCGGGCCCGGACGGCGGCGGCACCGCCCCGCCCGGCCCCCGCGGCGGGAACCCGAACCCGCCCTCCCCCGTCCCATCCACGGATTCCTCGCCCGCGCTGGAAGGAGATGCGACCCCGCGATGA
- the trxB gene encoding thioredoxin-disulfide reductase, giving the protein MSDVRNVIIIGSGPSGYTAALYTARASLQPLVFEGAVTAGGALMNTTEVENFPGYRDGIMGPELMDNMRAQAERFGAELVPDDVVAVDLTGEIKTVTDSEGTVHRARAVIVATGSQHRKLGLPNEDKLSGRGVSWCATCDGFFFRDQDIAVVGGGDTALEEATFLSRFARSVTVVHRRNSLRASKAMQERAFADPKITFAWDSAVEEIHGDPKLSGLTLRDTNTGDLRELAVTGLFIAIGHDPRTELFKGQLDLDAEGYLTVDAPSTRTNLPGVFAAGDVVDHTYRQAITAAGTGCSAALDAERYLAALADADEAPAAAVAV; this is encoded by the coding sequence GTGAGCGACGTCCGAAACGTGATCATCATCGGTTCCGGCCCGTCCGGATACACCGCTGCGCTGTACACCGCGCGTGCTTCCCTCCAGCCGCTGGTGTTCGAGGGCGCGGTCACCGCGGGCGGTGCGCTGATGAACACCACCGAGGTGGAGAACTTCCCGGGCTACCGCGACGGCATCATGGGCCCCGAGCTGATGGACAACATGCGGGCCCAGGCCGAGCGCTTCGGCGCCGAGCTGGTGCCGGACGACGTCGTCGCGGTCGACCTGACGGGCGAGATCAAGACAGTCACCGACTCCGAGGGCACCGTGCACCGCGCCCGCGCCGTGATCGTCGCCACCGGCTCGCAGCACCGCAAGCTCGGCCTGCCGAACGAGGACAAGCTCTCCGGCCGCGGCGTCTCCTGGTGCGCGACCTGCGACGGCTTCTTCTTCCGCGACCAGGACATCGCGGTGGTCGGCGGCGGCGACACCGCCCTGGAGGAGGCGACCTTCCTGTCCCGCTTCGCCCGCAGCGTCACGGTCGTCCACCGGCGCAACTCGCTGCGCGCCTCCAAGGCGATGCAGGAGCGCGCCTTCGCCGACCCGAAGATCACCTTCGCCTGGGACAGCGCGGTCGAGGAGATCCACGGGGACCCGAAGCTCTCCGGCCTGACCCTGCGCGACACCAACACCGGGGACTTGCGCGAGCTGGCCGTCACCGGCCTGTTCATCGCCATCGGCCACGACCCGCGCACCGAACTGTTCAAGGGCCAGCTGGACTTGGACGCCGAGGGCTACCTCACGGTGGACGCCCCCTCCACCCGCACCAACCTCCCCGGCGTCTTCGCCGCGGGCGACGTGGTGGACCACACCTACCGCCAGGCCATCACCGCGGCCGGCACCGGCTGCTCCGCCGCGCTGGACGCCGAGCGCTACCTGGCCGCGCTGGCCGACGCGGACGAGGCCCCGGCCGCCGCCGTCGCGGTCTGA
- the trxA gene encoding thioredoxin, with translation MAGATKEVTDATFDAEVLKSDKPVLVDFWATWCGPCRQVAPVLEDIAAEHGDKLTVVKLDVDANQETAAAYNVISIPTLNVYKGGELVKTITGARPKAALLRELAEYL, from the coding sequence GTGGCCGGCGCCACCAAGGAAGTAACCGACGCCACCTTCGACGCCGAGGTCCTCAAGAGCGACAAGCCCGTCCTCGTCGACTTCTGGGCCACCTGGTGCGGCCCGTGCCGCCAGGTCGCCCCGGTTCTGGAGGACATCGCGGCCGAGCACGGCGACAAGCTGACCGTCGTCAAGCTCGACGTGGACGCCAACCAGGAGACCGCCGCGGCGTACAACGTGATCTCCATCCCGACGCTCAACGTGTACAAGGGCGGCGAGCTGGTGAAGACCATCACCGGCGCCCGTCCGAAGGCCGCGCTGCTGCGCGAGCTGGCCGAGTACCTGTAG
- a CDS encoding GNAT family N-acetyltransferase, producing the protein MGRRVVPLTLDNLSDLPNTCRSCVFWELDPVSGRDAQDAGKGELEKEGWISAVLLEWGSCGRVAYVDDRPAGFVLYAPPAYVPRGQSFPTSPISPDAVQLMVARVLPDFQGQGLGRVLVQSVAKDLVRRGFRAIEAFGAQGREVPSCVLPADHLLAVGFKTVRPHHRYPRLRLEARTTLSWKGDVEGALERLLGGRRPEPALRPL; encoded by the coding sequence GTGGGACGGAGGGTCGTTCCGCTGACGCTGGACAACCTCTCGGATCTGCCGAACACCTGCCGCTCCTGTGTTTTCTGGGAGCTCGACCCGGTCAGCGGGCGGGACGCGCAGGACGCCGGCAAGGGGGAGCTGGAGAAGGAGGGCTGGATCTCCGCGGTGCTGCTGGAGTGGGGCTCCTGCGGTCGGGTCGCCTACGTGGACGACCGCCCGGCCGGGTTCGTGCTCTACGCCCCGCCCGCCTACGTGCCGCGCGGACAGTCCTTCCCGACCAGCCCGATCTCGCCGGACGCGGTGCAGCTGATGGTCGCCCGGGTGCTGCCGGACTTCCAGGGGCAGGGTCTGGGCCGGGTGCTGGTGCAGTCGGTGGCCAAGGACCTGGTCCGGCGCGGCTTCCGGGCGATCGAGGCGTTCGGCGCGCAGGGGCGGGAGGTGCCGAGCTGCGTACTGCCCGCCGACCACCTGCTGGCGGTGGGCTTCAAGACCGTCCGGCCGCACCACCGGTACCCGCGGCTGCGCCTGGAGGCGCGCACCACGCTCTCCTGGAAGGGCGACGTGGAGGGCGCGCTGGAGCGGCTGCTCGGCGGGCGGCGGCCGGAACCGGCGCTCCGGCCGCTCTGA
- a CDS encoding ParB/RepB/Spo0J family partition protein, producing the protein MSGTRRGLGRGLGALIPATQPAAGGAPAEPAEAAPVAAAPVVPTDRGTVAAKAAAESLRELAGDQRRSVLEAALAPVNGARFAELPLESISPNPRQPREVFDEEKLAELVASIKEVGLLQPVVVRQTGPERYELIMGERRWRASRIAGLDVIPAIVRATEDDKLLLDALLENLHRAELNSLEEAAAYDQLLRDFACTHDQLASRVGKSRSHVSNTLRLMKLPVSVQLKVAAGVITAGHAKAILMVPDAERQEKLAERVVAEELSVRSTEEVAQLLAGTEPKPKKAPSRAAQLPSPAFDELAGRLSDRFETRVKVEVAQRDGKFGRGKVVLEFGSVEDLNRILDSLAPGEQGLSLS; encoded by the coding sequence GTGAGTGGCACGCGCAGGGGTCTGGGCAGGGGTCTGGGGGCGCTGATCCCGGCGACCCAGCCGGCCGCCGGGGGAGCTCCGGCCGAGCCGGCCGAGGCCGCGCCCGTCGCAGCGGCACCGGTGGTGCCGACCGACCGCGGCACGGTGGCGGCCAAGGCCGCCGCGGAGAGCCTGCGGGAGCTGGCCGGTGACCAGCGCCGCAGCGTCCTGGAGGCGGCGCTGGCCCCGGTGAACGGCGCCCGGTTCGCCGAGCTGCCGCTGGAGTCGATCAGCCCCAACCCGCGCCAGCCGCGCGAGGTGTTCGACGAGGAGAAGCTCGCCGAACTGGTCGCCTCGATCAAGGAGGTCGGCCTGCTCCAGCCCGTGGTGGTCCGTCAGACCGGTCCGGAGCGCTACGAGCTGATCATGGGTGAGCGCCGCTGGCGGGCCTCCCGGATCGCCGGGCTGGACGTCATCCCGGCGATCGTCCGGGCCACCGAGGACGACAAGCTGCTGCTGGACGCGCTGCTGGAGAACCTGCACCGCGCCGAGCTGAACTCGCTGGAGGAGGCCGCCGCCTACGACCAGCTGCTGCGCGACTTCGCCTGCACCCACGACCAGTTGGCGAGCCGGGTCGGCAAGTCCCGTTCGCACGTCTCCAACACGCTGCGGCTGATGAAGCTGCCGGTCTCGGTGCAGCTGAAGGTGGCGGCCGGGGTGATCACCGCGGGGCACGCCAAGGCGATCCTGATGGTGCCGGACGCGGAGCGGCAGGAGAAGCTGGCCGAGCGGGTGGTGGCCGAGGAGCTGTCGGTGCGCAGCACCGAGGAGGTGGCCCAGCTGCTGGCGGGCACCGAGCCGAAGCCGAAGAAGGCCCCGTCGCGCGCGGCCCAGCTGCCCTCCCCGGCCTTCGACGAGCTGGCCGGGCGGCTCTCGGACCGCTTCGAGACCCGGGTCAAGGTCGAGGTCGCGCAGCGCGACGGCAAGTTCGGCCGGGGCAAGGTGGTACTGGAGTTCGGTTCGGTCGAGGACCTGAACCGCATCCTGGACAGCCTGGCCCCCGGCGAGCAGGGCCTGTCGCTGTCCTGA
- a CDS encoding ParA family protein: MQESEIVDQVDDTPVARAASAAVPVAGHTGEALPRPAATRVMVVANQKGGVGKTTTTVNLAAGLAMHGLRVLVIDLDPQGNASTALGIDHHAEVPSIYDVLVEGKPLADVVQPVVDVEGLFCCPATIDLAGAEIELVSLVARESRLQRAIAAYEQPLDYVLIDCPPSLGLLTVNAMVAGQEVLIPIQCEYYALEGLGQLLRNVELVRAHLNPSLHVSTILLTMYDARTRLAAQVAEEVRAHFEKEVLATAIPRSVRISEAPSYGQTVLSYDPGSTGALSYLEAARELALRAEVAKPTVGRHRANAAVVPPQSGGETSAPTAQHSSMEGNR, from the coding sequence ATGCAGGAGTCGGAGATCGTCGATCAGGTGGATGACACCCCCGTCGCACGGGCCGCGTCCGCCGCCGTCCCGGTTGCCGGGCACACCGGGGAGGCGCTGCCCCGGCCCGCCGCGACCCGGGTGATGGTGGTCGCCAACCAGAAGGGCGGGGTGGGCAAGACCACCACCACCGTCAACCTGGCTGCCGGGCTGGCCATGCACGGGCTGCGGGTGCTGGTCATCGACCTCGACCCGCAGGGCAACGCCTCGACCGCGCTCGGCATCGACCACCACGCCGAGGTGCCGTCGATCTACGACGTGCTGGTCGAGGGCAAGCCGCTGGCCGACGTGGTGCAGCCGGTGGTCGACGTGGAGGGGCTGTTCTGCTGCCCGGCCACCATCGACCTGGCGGGCGCCGAGATCGAGCTGGTCTCGCTGGTCGCCCGGGAGAGCAGGCTGCAGCGCGCCATCGCCGCGTACGAGCAGCCGCTCGACTACGTCCTGATCGACTGCCCGCCCTCGCTGGGCCTGCTCACCGTCAACGCGATGGTGGCCGGCCAGGAGGTGCTGATCCCGATCCAGTGCGAGTACTACGCGCTGGAGGGCCTGGGCCAGCTGCTGCGCAACGTGGAGCTGGTGCGGGCGCACCTGAACCCGTCGCTGCACGTGTCGACCATCCTGCTCACCATGTACGACGCCCGGACCAGGCTGGCCGCGCAGGTCGCCGAGGAGGTGCGGGCGCACTTCGAGAAGGAGGTGCTGGCCACCGCGATCCCGCGGTCGGTGCGCATCTCCGAGGCCCCCAGCTACGGGCAGACCGTCCTGTCCTACGACCCCGGCTCCACCGGCGCGCTCTCCTACCTGGAGGCGGCCCGCGAGCTGGCGCTGCGGGCCGAGGTCGCCAAGCCGACGGTCGGTCGGCACCGGGCGAACGCGGCGGTCGTTCCGCCGCAGAGCGGCGGGGAGACGTCCGCGCCGACGGCACAGCACAGTTCGATGGAGGGCAACCGGTGA
- the rsmG gene encoding 16S rRNA (guanine(527)-N(7))-methyltransferase RsmG — protein MDRDGTESEAPLEGPGQAPEAAGRIFGDRLPLAVRYTELLATAGVQRGLIGPREVPRLWDRHVLNCAVLAELLPAEVSLCDVGSGAGLPGIPVALARPDVSVTLLEPLLRRTTFLEEVVRELGLENVTVLRGRAEETIGKLAVDVVTARAVAPLDRLAGWGMPLLRPYGQMLALKGDTAEQELAESRAALARLGAVKWSVIGVGEGVLVTPTRVVRVEAGESPGGVKAATRRARAARAGRGGKGGESTGRRGGSRGRR, from the coding sequence ATGGACAGGGACGGCACGGAGTCCGAGGCGCCGCTGGAGGGGCCGGGTCAGGCACCGGAGGCGGCGGGACGGATCTTCGGCGATCGGCTGCCGCTGGCCGTGCGCTACACCGAGCTGCTGGCGACCGCAGGGGTGCAGCGCGGGCTGATCGGTCCGCGCGAGGTGCCCCGGCTGTGGGACCGGCACGTGCTCAACTGCGCGGTGCTGGCCGAGCTGCTGCCCGCCGAGGTCTCGCTGTGCGACGTCGGCTCGGGCGCCGGGCTGCCGGGCATCCCGGTGGCGCTGGCCCGGCCGGACGTGTCGGTGACCCTGCTGGAACCGCTGCTGCGGCGCACCACCTTCCTGGAGGAGGTGGTGCGCGAGCTCGGTCTGGAGAACGTCACGGTGCTGCGAGGCCGGGCCGAGGAGACGATCGGCAAGCTGGCGGTGGACGTGGTGACCGCCCGCGCGGTCGCGCCGCTGGACCGACTGGCCGGCTGGGGCATGCCGCTGCTGCGGCCCTACGGCCAGATGCTGGCGCTGAAGGGCGACACCGCCGAGCAGGAGCTGGCGGAGTCGCGGGCGGCGCTGGCCCGGCTCGGCGCGGTGAAGTGGTCGGTGATCGGGGTCGGCGAGGGCGTGCTGGTGACTCCGACCCGGGTGGTTCGGGTGGAGGCGGGGGAGAGCCCCGGCGGCGTCAAGGCGGCCACCCGGCGGGCCAGGGCGGCCCGGGCCGGACGCGGCGGCAAGGGCGGCGAGAGCACCGGGCGGCGCGGCGGGAGCCGCGGGCGGCGCTGA
- a CDS encoding Jag family protein yields MTDGTTSAVDTAPAGESVLSRLEHEGDIAADYLEGLLDIADLDGDIDMDVEGDRALVSIVSEGDDRTLQRLVGQDGEVLEALQELTRLAVHRETGERSRLMLDVAGFRARKRAELAELGAEAAERVKGTGEQVKLRPMTPFERKVVHDAVAAAGLRSESEGEEPQRCVVVLPA; encoded by the coding sequence GTGACGGATGGCACCACCTCCGCCGTCGACACCGCCCCGGCCGGTGAGAGCGTCCTCTCGCGTCTGGAGCACGAGGGTGACATCGCCGCCGACTACCTGGAGGGTCTGCTGGACATCGCGGACCTGGACGGCGACATCGACATGGATGTCGAGGGGGACCGGGCGCTGGTCTCCATCGTCAGCGAGGGCGACGACCGGACGCTGCAGCGGCTGGTGGGCCAGGACGGCGAGGTGCTGGAGGCGCTCCAGGAGCTGACCCGGCTGGCCGTGCACCGGGAGACCGGTGAGCGCAGCCGCCTGATGCTGGACGTCGCGGGCTTCCGGGCGCGCAAGCGGGCCGAGCTCGCGGAGCTGGGCGCGGAGGCCGCCGAGCGGGTCAAGGGCACCGGCGAGCAGGTCAAGCTACGGCCGATGACCCCGTTCGAGCGCAAGGTGGTGCACGACGCGGTGGCCGCCGCGGGGCTGCGCAGCGAGTCGGAGGGCGAGGAGCCCCAGCGCTGCGTGGTCGTGCTGCCGGCCTGA
- the yidC gene encoding membrane protein insertase YidC — MILGFLSPLYTAVSWIIVQFHSLFSHVFDPDGGLAWGLSIVMMVVVIRICLIPLFVKQIKATRAMQAIQPKMKAIQERYKNDKQRQSEEMMKLYKEAGTNPFSSCLPILVQAPFFTALYGVLHSIAIDKTIGVIDTPLLESAQKARIFGAPLSAKFVGADSIQIQIVCAVMIVLMSLSQFVTQRQLMTKNVDLSVKTPFMQQQKMLMYVFPVMFAVMGINFPVGVLVYWLTTNIWSMGQQLVVIRNNPTPGSKAWDERQARLKKQGRINPDGSIQKAGLAAMLKGGSKGGAAADAQAAVEESVQVRRQQPRKQSKAQRQASATTHQAHTGEHPDAQDGQDGQDTAADEPRATPAGAASAGKSGTKAGGSKPGAQPGQGQRQQPRRGGQGGQRPKKK; from the coding sequence GTGATCCTCGGCTTTCTGAGTCCCCTCTACACAGCGGTGTCCTGGATCATCGTCCAGTTCCACTCGCTGTTCAGCCACGTCTTCGATCCGGACGGCGGCCTGGCGTGGGGCCTGTCCATCGTGATGATGGTGGTCGTCATCCGGATCTGCCTGATCCCGCTCTTCGTGAAGCAGATCAAGGCGACCCGGGCCATGCAGGCGATCCAGCCGAAGATGAAGGCCATCCAGGAGCGCTACAAGAACGACAAGCAGCGCCAGTCCGAAGAGATGATGAAGCTGTACAAGGAGGCGGGCACCAACCCGTTCTCCTCGTGCCTTCCGATCCTCGTGCAGGCGCCGTTCTTCACCGCCCTCTACGGCGTGCTCCACTCGATCGCCATCGACAAGACGATCGGCGTCATCGACACGCCGCTGCTGGAGAGCGCCCAGAAGGCGCGCATCTTCGGCGCCCCGCTGTCGGCCAAGTTCGTCGGCGCGGACAGCATCCAGATCCAGATCGTCTGCGCGGTCATGATCGTGCTGATGTCGCTGTCCCAGTTCGTCACCCAGCGCCAGCTGATGACCAAGAACGTCGACCTGTCGGTCAAGACGCCGTTCATGCAGCAGCAGAAGATGCTGATGTACGTCTTCCCGGTGATGTTCGCCGTGATGGGCATCAACTTCCCGGTCGGTGTGCTGGTCTACTGGCTGACCACCAACATCTGGTCGATGGGCCAGCAGCTGGTCGTGATCCGCAACAACCCGACGCCGGGCAGCAAGGCGTGGGACGAGCGCCAGGCCCGACTGAAGAAGCAGGGCCGGATCAACCCGGACGGCTCGATCCAGAAGGCCGGCCTGGCGGCGATGCTCAAGGGCGGTTCCAAGGGCGGCGCGGCGGCCGACGCCCAGGCGGCGGTCGAGGAGAGCGTGCAGGTGCGCCGGCAGCAGCCGCGCAAGCAGAGCAAGGCGCAGCGGCAGGCGTCCGCGACGACCCACCAGGCGCACACCGGGGAGCACCCGGACGCGCAGGACGGGCAGGACGGGCAGGACACGGCGGCGGACGAGCCGCGAGCCACCCCGGCCGGGGCCGCGTCGGCCGGGAAGTCCGGTACGAAGGCGGGCGGGTCGAAGCCGGGGGCCCAGCCGGGCCAGGGCCAGCGCCAGCAGCCGCGGCGCGGTGGCCAGGGCGGCCAGCGGCCGAAGAAGAAGTAG
- the yidD gene encoding membrane protein insertion efficiency factor YidD, which translates to MKYLLMGLIRLYQWTISPLLGPVCRYYPSCSRYGYEAVRVHGAIKGGWLTVWRILRCNPWSPGGVDHVPPRKHPVWHRRLRNLLNPTSGTAEPEPVAKPDVQGV; encoded by the coding sequence ATGAAGTACCTGCTGATGGGCCTGATCAGGCTCTACCAGTGGACCATCAGTCCGCTGCTCGGTCCGGTGTGCCGTTATTACCCCTCGTGCTCGCGCTACGGGTACGAGGCGGTTCGCGTCCACGGCGCGATCAAGGGCGGTTGGCTGACCGTCTGGCGCATCCTGCGCTGCAATCCTTGGTCTCCCGGTGGGGTCGACCATGTTCCGCCGCGAAAGCACCCGGTGTGGCACCGCCGGCTGCGCAATCTGCTGAACCCCACGAGCGGGACCGCCGAGCCGGAGCCGGTGGCGAAGCCCGATGTCCAAGGAGTCTGA
- the rnpA gene encoding ribonuclease P protein component, producing MLPTENRLRRRQDFTTAVKRGRRAGRPLLVVHLHREAAPDTGADRNSDFHPHVAEGSPSARAGFVVSKAVGPAVVRNAVKRRLRHLVRERLSRFPAGSLIVVRALPAAATAPYQDLEHDLDAALRRLLRSEPTGSAPTGTGR from the coding sequence GTGCTGCCCACCGAGAATCGGCTGCGGCGGCGCCAGGACTTCACGACCGCGGTGAAACGCGGTCGTCGCGCCGGTCGGCCCCTGCTGGTCGTCCACCTCCACAGAGAGGCGGCGCCCGACACGGGGGCCGACCGGAACAGCGACTTCCACCCGCACGTCGCCGAAGGGTCCCCTTCGGCGCGTGCGGGTTTCGTCGTGAGCAAGGCCGTGGGGCCGGCCGTGGTCCGCAACGCGGTCAAGCGTCGCCTGCGTCACTTGGTCCGAGAGCGCCTGTCCCGGTTCCCCGCAGGTAGCCTGATAGTGGTAAGGGCGCTGCCGGCTGCGGCGACGGCTCCCTACCAGGATCTCGAACACGACCTGGACGCGGCGCTCCGCCGCCTGCTCAGGTCCGAACCGACCGGCAGTGCCCCGACGGGAACAGGGCGATGA
- the rpmH gene encoding 50S ribosomal protein L34, whose amino-acid sequence MSKRTFQPNNRRRAKTHGFRLRMRTRAGRAILASRRAKGRSALSA is encoded by the coding sequence GTGAGCAAGCGCACCTTCCAGCCGAACAACCGTCGTCGCGCCAAGACCCACGGCTTCCGGCTGCGCATGCGTACCCGCGCCGGCCGCGCCATCCTGGCGTCGCGTCGCGCCAAGGGCCGCAGCGCCCTGTCCGCCTGA